In Raphanus sativus cultivar WK10039 chromosome 5, ASM80110v3, whole genome shotgun sequence, the following proteins share a genomic window:
- the LOC108861553 gene encoding BTB/POZ domain-containing protein At3g05675-like: MLRVILMIGPEAEPVLARLQPVDQSAVTGIFSSAFRFATSSPPLPLCDIKASAQEQIEYMITEDDDAPLLIADEVIKLEVKECVKSLFARFFQCLEAMDSEDVTCRNGSLRMVVSDLSWAFQILTKMEMVRDFVVTWVETSEKLVKVVEAMETAAETVEIRVKVTEVLPTVKRLQMVKLWLPFVRETKPLVDSAVTDQE; encoded by the coding sequence ATGCTGAGGGTTATACTGATGATTGGACCGGAGGCAGAGCCGGTTCTTGCTCGTTTACAGCCGGTTGATCAGTCTGCTGTTACAGGAATCTTCTCGTCTGCTTTTAGATTCGCTACCTCGTCCCCTCCTTTGCCCTTGTGTGACATAAAAGCATCTGCTCAGGAACAGATTGAGTATATGATAACCGAAGATGATGATGCTCCACTGCTGATTGCTGATGAAGTCATCAAGCTTGAAGTAAAGGAATGTGTGAAGAGCTTGTTTGCTAGATTCTTCCAGTGTCTAGAAGCAATGGATTCTGAGGATGTCACTTGCAGGAACGGGTCTTTAAGGATGGTTGTGTCGGATTTGTCATGGGCTTTTCAGATACTAACAAAGATGGAAATGGTGAGAGATTTTGTTGTAACATGGGTTGAGACATCTGAGAAGTTAGTTAAGGTAGTTGAAGCGATGGAAACGGCTGCAGAGACAGTTGAGATAAGAGTTAAAGTCACTGAGGTATTACCAACAGTCAAACGACTTCAGATGGTTAAACTATGGCTTCCTTTTGTAAGAGAAACAAAGCCTCTTGTTGACTCAGCAGTAACCGATCAAGAATga
- the LOC108857862 gene encoding disease resistance-like protein DSC2: MMASSSSPSSSSSSSSSSSSSSSSSSSSLSSSWSYHVFLSFRGEDVRKSFLSHVLKEFKSKGIIVFIDNEINRGESVGPVLVGVIRQSRVAVVLLSRNYASSRWCLDELVEIMKCREEDQQTVLTIFYQVDPSDVRKQTGDFGKAFEKTCVGKKEEVKQTWRQALYDVAGIAGYHSSNCGNEADLINKFASDVMAVLGFTPSKDFDDFVGIGARVTEIKSKLILQLQEVKVIGIFGPRGIGKTTTARVLYNQLSPDFQFNTFLENIRGSYEKPCGNDYQLKLSFQKDLLSKIFNKGDIEVRHLGGAQEMLSDKKVLIVLDEVDNWWQLEEMAKQPGWVGPGSILIITTEDRKLLKTLRLGSDHIYKIEYPTSEESLQIFCQYAFGQNYPDNGFEWLAKEVSRLAGDLPLGLRVMGSYLRGMSKEKWIEALPWLRSTLDREIESTLRFSYDALGDNERTLFLYISCFFVGIKLDRFKRYSVNGSLEVNHGLEVLAQRSLIFIEDGFIKMHRLLREMGREIVKKQYVEKPGKRQFLTDPKDISDVLDEDTVTGNVLGIRLNTSQKIQINKSAFQGKNNLRFIFVYSSNLCIPEGLDCLPDKLRLLHWIECPLRVWPSKFSGKFLVEIIMPCSQFKLLWEGIKPLPCLKMLDLSVSINLKKIPDLSEATSLEELRLRKCRSLLELTRSIGNATKLYRLDISWCPNIKDFPNVPDSIVELNLYKTGIKEVPPWIESLFRLRKLFMHGYQMLKTISPNISKLENLELLCLGNYDYYVGTLFHYDRDN, translated from the exons AtgatggcttcttcttcttctccttcttcttcttcttcttcttcttcttcttcttcttcttcttcttcttcttcttcatcatctctaTCTAGCAGTTGGTCGTATCACGTCTTCCTGAGCTTCCGTGGTGAAGATGTGCGCAAAAGCTTTCTTAGTCACGTTCTGAAAGAGTTCAAAAGCAAGGGAATAATTGTTTTCATTGATAACGAGATCAACCGAGGCGAATCTGTTGGTCCCGTGCTTGTAGGAGTGATCAGACAATCAAGGGTTGCAGTTGTCTTGCTCTCGCGTAACTACGCTTCTTCAAGATGGTGTCTGGATGAGTTAGTGGAAATCATGAAGTGCAGGGAAGAAGATCAACAAACAGTGTTGACAATTTTCTACCAAGTGGATCCATCTGATGTGAGGAAGCAAACCGGAGATTTTGGAAAAGCCTTTGAGAAAACTTGTGtaggaaaaaaagaagaggttAAGCAGACATGGAGGCAAGCTTTGTATGATGTCGCCGGCATAGCTGGTTATCACTCTAGCAACTG tGGGAATGAAGCTGATTTGATCAACAAATTTGCCTCGGATGTCATGGCTGTGTTAGGTTTTACACCTTCAAAAGACTTTGATGATTTTGTTGGCATAGGAGCTCGTGTCACCGAGATAAAATCGAAGTTGATCCTACAATTACAAGAAGTAAAGGTGATTGGGATTTTTGGTCCTCGCGGGATTGGTAAGACGACCACTGCCAGAGTTTTATACAACCAACTCTCTCCTGATTTTCAATTCAACACTTTTTTGGAGAATATCAGAGGAAGTTATGAGAAGCCTTGTGGTAACGACTATCAGTTGAAGTTGAGTTTTCAGAAAGACTTGTTGTCTAAAATATTCAACAAAGGGGACATTGAGGTTCGTCACTTAGGAGGGGCTCAAGAAATGCTGAGTGACAAAAAGGTGTTGATTGTTCTTGATGAAGTTGATAACTGGTGGCAGCTAGAGGAAATGGCAAAGCAGCCTGGATGGGTTGGTCCAGGAAGTATTCTTATCATTACAACCGAAGATAGAAAACTTCTCAAGACCCTAAGACTCGGGAGCGATCATATCTACAAGATTGAATATCCAACTAGCGAAGAGTCTCTGCAGATCTTCTGCCAATATGCTTTCGGTCAAAACTATCCAGATAATGGTTTTGAATGGCTTGCTAAGGAAGTTAGCAGACTTGCTGGTGATCTTCCTCTAGGCCTGAGAGTTATGGGATCTTATCTAAGAGGAATGTCCAAGGAGAAGTGGATAGAAGCACTACCATGGCTCAGGTCTACCCTCGACAGAGAAATTGAATCAACTCTAAGATTTAGCTACGACGCCTTGGGGGATAATGAAAGAACTCTGTTTCTGTATATATCATGTTTCTTTGTTGGTATCAAGCTTGATAGGTTCAAAAGGTATTCTGTAAACGGTAGTTTGGAAGTCAACCATGGGCTTGAAGTCTTAGCTCAAAGATCTCTTATATTTATAGAAGACGGATTCATAAAAATGCATAGATTACTGCGAGAAATGGGTAGAGAAATTGTCAAGAAACAGTATGTGGAGAAGCCTGGAAAGCGACAGTTCTTGACTGACCCCAAGGATATTTCTGATGTACTTGACGAAGATACt GTTACTGGAAATGTTCTAGGCATACGGTTGAATACGAGCCAGAAAATCCAAATAAATAAAAGCGCTTTCCAAGGGAAGAATAATCTCCGGTTTATATTCGTTTACTCTAGTAACTTATGCATACCCGAAGGGCTCGACTGTCTTCCAGACAAACTCAGATTGCTACACTGGATAGAATGTCCATTGAGAGTTTGGCCTTCCAAGTTCTCTGGAAAGTTTCTTGTTGAAATAATCATGCCATGTAGCCAATTCAAGTTGCTTTGGGAGGGAATCAAA CCTCTCCCATGCCTCAAGATGTTGGATTTGAGTGTCtctataaatttgaaaaagattCCGGATCTCTCAGAAGCAACGAGTCTGGAGGAATTACGTCTCCGTAAGTGCAGAAGTTTGTTAGAGCTCACAAGGTCTATTGGCAATGCCACTAAGCTTTATCGATTGGATATATCATGGTGTCCAAACATCAAAGACTTCCCAAATGTACCTGACAGCATTGTAGAGTTGAATTTGTACAAAACAGGGATAAAGGAGGTTCCTCCATGGATTGAGAGCCTATTTCGTCTGCGTAAACTATTTATGCATGGATACCAGATGCTGAAAACCATATCGCCAAACATTTCTAAGTTGGAaaatcttgagcttctttgtCTGGGTAACTATGATTATTATGTAGGAACCTTATTTCACTACGATAGGGAcaactga